In Blastocatellia bacterium, the DNA window ACGAGGATGGCTGGTTGGACGTGATCGCCCTAGATGCACTTGGAGAACTCTTAGAGGTTTGGACGGCCGATGAACGAGGAATCTTTCACAAGAGGCTCTACCGCTAGGCCTCATGGCGATGCGACCTTGACAGATTCAGCGATATTCTACTATGGTTAACGCGTTGGTGGGCCGGTAGCTCAGCTGGGAGAGCGCCAGAATCGCACTCTGGAGGTCGGGAGTTCGAATCTCCTCCGGTCCACCAAATCGCCGCGATTTCCCGCAATATTCCCTACCGGTTGTCCATGAGACGACCGCGATGTTCTTAGCTCTCGCGCGAGAATTACCGCGAAAGACTCTGCTAGCTCCTGCCAGAGTTGTCTCTTGCGAGATGGAAAGCAATCGTTCAGATCCTCCGAATGGGCGGAGATTGCGCGCGGAGCAACTCGGTGACTTCCGCGCGCGTGGGCATTGAGGGTTGCGCTCCCTCTTTGGTGACAGCGATCGCGCCGCAGGCGTTGGCGAATCTCACAGCTGAGAGGAGATCCATGCCTTCGCTCAGGGCGACGGCCAAGCCTCCGGTGAACGCGTCGCCCGCCGCCGTGCAGTCTACGGCTTTCACCTCGAAAGGTGCGGCGTGAAATGTCCCTCCGCGCGTGGCGATCACAGCGCCTTCTCCCCCTAAGGTGATCACGACGCATCCAGCGCCTCGATCGAGCAACCGACGAGCGGCTTCACGGGCGCTCTCCAGATCGGTGATCTTCACCCGACTCAGCTCCGAGGCCTCATGCCGATTCGGGGTGATGACATCGGCTCGCCGCAAAAGTTCGTCTTCCAACGAGCGAGCGGGAGCTGGGTTCAAGATCACGCGCAATCCATACTCACGAGCGGCTGCTGTGACGGCTTCGACGATTTCGAGCGGGATCTCCAGTTGAAGGATCACCGTCGTATAGGGATGACAGGTTTGAAAGAGATTCCGAAAGTACGCCGCTCCACGCGTCGCCCAGTGGCGATTGGCCCCGGGAGCCGTGGCGATCGCATTCTCCCCCGACTCATCCACCATAATGAGGGCGACGCCCGTATGGGCATCGGGCAGCCACTCGACGAGGGAGACGTTGACACCGCCACTGGCGAGGCTTTTGACGACCATGGCCCCGAAGTCGTCCGTCCCGACGTTCCCGATGAGTCGCACCTTCCCTCCCAAGCGCGCGACGGCGAGGGCCTGGTTCGCTCCTTTTCCTCCCCCGAATACTTTGAAATTGTATCCGGAGACGGTCTCCCCAGGTCGCGGCAGCCGTGGCACGCGAATGACCAGATCCGCATTGATGCTCCCCACGACGATGACATCCGATGCGGCCGGCATGATGCTCCTCTCCTCAACAGGTGC includes these proteins:
- the rbsK gene encoding ribokinase, which codes for MPAASDVIVVGSINADLVIRVPRLPRPGETVSGYNFKVFGGGKGANQALAVARLGGKVRLIGNVGTDDFGAMVVKSLASGGVNVSLVEWLPDAHTGVALIMVDESGENAIATAPGANRHWATRGAAYFRNLFQTCHPYTTVILQLEIPLEIVEAVTAAAREYGLRVILNPAPARSLEDELLRRADVITPNRHEASELSRVKITDLESAREAARRLLDRGAGCVVITLGGEGAVIATRGGTFHAAPFEVKAVDCTAAGDAFTGGLAVALSEGMDLLSAVRFANACGAIAVTKEGAQPSMPTRAEVTELLRAQSPPIRRI